The DNA segment GCGACGCCCAGAGAGGTGGAACCATGACCCGAACCGTCACCGCGGGCCTCGACGGCTCGCCCGAGAGCCGGGCCGCCGTCGAATGGGCGGCGCGCGAAGCGGCGCTGCGCGACCTGCCGTTGCGGATCCTCCATGTGCGGGAGCCGGAGCCGGCCACCGACGCCGACCGTGCCGCCGCCGAGGAATGGGCCCGCACGGTCCGCGAGTTCGCGGCGGGCCTGCGGCTGCGCCACCCCGGCATCGAGGTCGTCACCGACCAGGCCACCGGGGAACCGGCCGGGGCCCTGGCCGAGGCGGCCGACGGCGCCGAGCTGCTGGCGCTCGGCTCGCGGGGACTCGGCCGGCTCGGCGGGTTCCTGGTCGGCTCGGCCGGGCTCTACGTCATCGCGCACACGACGCGTCCGGTGGTACTGGTCCGCGCGGGTGAGACGGCCGCCGACGAACACCAGCCGGACCCCTCGGGCGTGCCGTCCGCCGCGACCCCCTTCCGGCCCGTCGTCCTCGGCCTGGACATCGACGACCCCGAGGGCCCCAGCCAGGCCCTGCTGGAGTTCGCCTTCGACGCCGCAGCCCGCCGCGGCGGCGGGCTGCGGGTCGTGCACGGCTGGACGCCGCCGCCGTACGCCGCGTACGGCATCCCCGCCGAACCGCCGGTCCTGCCCGCCTTCGGGCGCCGGGCCGCCACCCTGCTGACCGAGGTGCTGCGGCCCTGGCGGCAGAAGTTCCCGGACGTCGAGGTGAGCGAGGTGAGCCGGGCGGGCAACTCCGCGCCGGTCCTGATCGACGCGGCCCGGGACGCCTCCCTGGTGATCGTCGGGCGCCGCGTGCGCAGGAGCCCCTACGGCATCCACATCGGCCATGTCACCCACGCCGTCCTGCACCATGTCGCCGCGCCCGTGGCCGTCCTCGCGCACAGCTGAGGCGGCCCCGGTGACCAGACGGCCGGCCGCGTGCGGCGCGGCCCCCGGCCGGACCGGCCGGAACGCTGCGGTACGGCTCGCGTGCGCCCCCGAATCCGTCGACGATGGGGTGCGGGCCCGCCTCGTCGCCGACCTCCACCAGGGCTCTACCGGGGCTCTGCCAGGGCTCGACCAGGGAGAGTGAACACGATGGACCTGCCCGTGCTGGTCGGCGTCGACGGCTCCGAGGAGAGCCTGCGCGCCGTGGACCGGGCCGCCGAGGAGGCCGCCCTGCGCGGGGCACCGCTCCGCCTCGTCCACGCCTCGCTCTGGGAGCGCTACGAGGGTTCCCTCATCGCCCAGGAGGTCGGGAAACCGGCCGAGGAGGTGATGGGCCAGGACATCATGGACGCCGCCGAACGCCGGGCCCACCGGCACCACCCGGAACTGCGGCTCACCACCTCCGTGCTGGCCGACGAGCCCTCGTTCGGACTGGTGAACGAGAGCAGCACCGCCCGCCTCGTGGTCGTCGGCTGCCGGGGCCGCAACGCCGTCACCGAGCTGCTGCTCGGCTCGGTGAGCCTGTCCGTCGCCGCCCGCGCCCACTGCCCGGTGATCGTGCTGCGCGGGGGTCCCGGGCGGCGGACGACCCCCGGACGCGTCGTGCTCGGCGTCGCCGGCAAGGACGCGGGCCCGGCCGCCGTGCGGTTCGCCGCCGAGGAGGCGGCGCTGCGCGGGGTGCCCCTGGAGGCCGTACGGGCGTGGCGGCGGCCCGCGCACAGCACCACCGGGTATCCACCGCTCGCCGGGGGGCCCGCCCAGGCACAGGAGGAGGAGGCCGCCGAGGCGCTGGAGGAGGCCCTGCGGGACGTCCCCGAGGGGCTGGACCAGCATCGGCGCACCGCCGAGGGACACGCCCGCGACATCCTCGTCGACGCCTCCCGGGACGCCGGACTGCTCGTCGTCGGCGCCCGGCGCCGCGTCGGCCACACCGGCCCCCGGCTCAGCCGGGTCGCCCACGGGGTGCTGCACCACGCGGCCTGCCCGGTGGCCGTCGTACCGGAATCCGGCTGACCCCGCCCACGCCACGCTCCCGCACCACCGGCCGCGCACCAATCTGACGATGATCGGAGTCCCCATGACCCAGGCCGCCCCCCAGGAAGCCGCGCTCGGCGAGGAGGAGCTGCGCACCCTGGACGCGCACTGGCGCGCCGCCAACTACCTGGCCGCGGGCCAGATCTATCTCATGGCCAACCCGCTGCTGACCGAGCCGCTGCGCCCCGAGCACATCAAGCCGCGGCTGCTCGGCCACTGGGGCACCTCGCCCGGACTCAACCTCGTCTACACCCACCTCAACCGCGTCATCAAGGCCCGCGACCTGGACGCGCTGTGCGTCTGGGGGCCGGGGCACGGCGGCCCGGCGGTCCTCGCGGGCTCCTGGCTGGAGGGCAGCTACAGCGAGACCTACCCGGACATCGGCCGGGACGGGGCCGGCATGGAGCTGCTGTTCCGGCAGTTCTCCTTCCCCGGCGGCGTGCCCAGCCATGTGGCCCCCGAGACCCCCGGCTCCATCCACGAGGGCGGCGAACTCGGCTACTCCCTCGCGCACGCCTACGGCGCCGCCTTCGACAACCCCGATCTGCTGGTGACCTGCGTGATCGGCGACGGCGAGGCGGAGACCGGGCCGCTCGCCGCCTCCTGGCACTCCGACAAGTTCCTCGACCCGGTGCACGACGGCGCCGTCCTGCCCGTCCTGCACCTCAACGGCTACAAGATCGCCAACCCGACCGTGCTCTCCCGGCTCCCCGAGAGCGAACTCGACGCCCTGCTGCGGGGATACGGCCACGAGCCGCTGTACGTCACCGGCTCGGACCCCGCCGAGGTGCACCGCGCCCTCGCCGCCGCCCTGGACGACGCGCTGGACCGGATCGCGCGGATGCAGCGCGAAGCCCGCGAGGGCGGGAGCACCGAGCGGGCGCACTGGCCGATGATCGTGCTGCGCACCCCCAAGGGCTGGACCGGCCCCGCCGAGGTGGACGGCCTCC comes from the Streptomyces sp. SUK 48 genome and includes:
- a CDS encoding universal stress protein, encoding MDLPVLVGVDGSEESLRAVDRAAEEAALRGAPLRLVHASLWERYEGSLIAQEVGKPAEEVMGQDIMDAAERRAHRHHPELRLTTSVLADEPSFGLVNESSTARLVVVGCRGRNAVTELLLGSVSLSVAARAHCPVIVLRGGPGRRTTPGRVVLGVAGKDAGPAAVRFAAEEAALRGVPLEAVRAWRRPAHSTTGYPPLAGGPAQAQEEEAAEALEEALRDVPEGLDQHRRTAEGHARDILVDASRDAGLLVVGARRRVGHTGPRLSRVAHGVLHHAACPVAVVPESG
- a CDS encoding universal stress protein, translated to MTRTVTAGLDGSPESRAAVEWAAREAALRDLPLRILHVREPEPATDADRAAAEEWARTVREFAAGLRLRHPGIEVVTDQATGEPAGALAEAADGAELLALGSRGLGRLGGFLVGSAGLYVIAHTTRPVVLVRAGETAADEHQPDPSGVPSAATPFRPVVLGLDIDDPEGPSQALLEFAFDAAARRGGGLRVVHGWTPPPYAAYGIPAEPPVLPAFGRRAATLLTEVLRPWRQKFPDVEVSEVSRAGNSAPVLIDAARDASLVIVGRRVRRSPYGIHIGHVTHAVLHHVAAPVAVLAHS